Proteins from a genomic interval of Aspergillus flavus chromosome 7, complete sequence:
- a CDS encoding RTA1 domain protein has protein sequence MRAYSTLDQTKSSTLAAAQLLVLLAPLWINAFVYMIFGRMVYYFTPNKKIKGIKAESMAKIFIWLDITAFIIQGTGGILDSDGFGEKLNRTGMNIYTAGIAIQEFFILCFLALLIVFHKRMLSGYRNLERGNGWKLMVYGMYATLLCLTTRIVYRLIEFANPNQAGKTVLSTKEAPFYILECVPIFIGMMLWNVLHPGRMMPGPDSEFPKLSRSEKKQMKQEAKEAKKQERRVGFSKKYTAVNDSEYTLTRPSDEEHEAGYGGGRWPLNEVESGRGGYGGREYGYVR, from the exons ATGCGTGCCTACTCGACGCTGGACCAGACCAAGTCATCCACCCTGGCTGCTGCCCAGCTGCTCGTCCTGCTCGCCCCGCTGTGGATTAACGCATTCGTGTACATGATTTTCGGTCGCATGGTTTACTATTTCACCCCGaacaagaagatcaaggGCATCAAAGCCGAGAGCATGgccaagatcttcatctgGCTCGATATAAC CGCCTTTATCATCCAAGGTACCGGTGGTATTTTGGACTCCGACGGCTTCGGTGAGAAGTTGAATCGGACCGGTATGAACATTTACACGGCTGGTATCGCCATCCAGGaattcttcatcctctgttTCCTCGCTCTGTTGATCGTGTTCCATAAGCGCATGCTGTCGGGATACCGGAATCTCGAGCGCGGAAATGGGTGGAAGCTGATGGTCTATGGCATGTATGCGACATTGCTATGCCTGACA ACCCGTATCGTCTACCGTCTTATCGAGTTTGCCAACCCCAACCAGGCGGGTAAGACCGTGCTCAGCACCAAGGAGGCCCCGTTCTACATCCTCGAATGTGTCCCCATCTTCATCGGTATGATGCTCTGGAATGTCTTGCACCCGGGTCGGATGATGCCGGGTCCCGACAGCGAGTTCCCCAAGCTCTCGCGCtccgagaagaagcagatgaAACAGGAGGCAAAAGAGGCGAAGAAGCAGGAACGCCGAGTGGGCTTTAGTAAAAAGTATACCGCTGTCAACGACTCGGAATACACTCTCACGCGCCCCAGTGATGAGGAGCATGAGGCTGGCTACGGCGGTGGACGCTGGCCCCTGAACGAGGTGGAATCGGGACGAGGGGGTTATGGCGGTCGTGAGTATGGCTATGTCCGTTGA